In the Lysinibacillus sp. PLM2 genome, one interval contains:
- the yqiW gene encoding UPF0403 protein YqiW, which yields MNMNMDYDLFMQEITRTARSEMEAAGYEQLRTPEEVEEAFARPGTTLVMVNSVCGCAGGIARPAAVNAVHYDKRPDHLVTVFAGQDKEATAAARYFFGEDHIPSSPSFVLLKDGKVVADIGRHEIEGHDPMSVITNLQANFEQYCEEV from the coding sequence ATGAATATGAATATGGATTACGATTTATTTATGCAAGAAATCACAAGAACAGCTCGTTCTGAAATGGAAGCAGCTGGATACGAACAATTACGTACACCAGAGGAAGTTGAAGAGGCTTTTGCACGTCCAGGCACAACATTAGTAATGGTTAACTCTGTTTGCGGCTGTGCAGGAGGGATTGCTCGTCCAGCAGCTGTGAACGCAGTTCATTATGATAAACGTCCAGATCATTTAGTAACAGTATTTGCAGGACAAGATAAAGAAGCAACTGCCGCAGCTCGTTACTTCTTTGGAGAAGATCATATCCCTTCTTCACCATCATTTGTATTATTAAAAGATGGTAAAGTTGTAGCAGATATTGGTCGTCATGAAATTGAAGGCCATGATCCAATGTCAGTTATAACAAATTTACAAGCAAACTTTGAACAGTATTGTGAAGAAGTGTAA
- a CDS encoding propionyl-CoA carboxylase subunit beta, producing MDMFDKINEMYDRKREIELGGGDKRIDKQHEKGKLTARERIDLLLDEGTFVEINPFITHRTTDFGMDKLEGPGDGVVTGFGKINGRNVYLFAQDFTVFGGALGEMHAKKIAAVMDLAAKNGTPFIGINDSGGARIQEGVLSLDGYGHIFYRNSIYSGVIPQISVIMGPCAGGAVYSPAITDFILMVDKTSQMFITGPKVIETVTGEKISSEDLGGSKVHNTISGNAHFRAPSEEESIKQIRQLLSYLPQNNKEKAPKFPRPETDDYRPDIIDFVPIEPTKPYDVRRVIEQVVDEGSFMEVHSEFAKNVVVGFARIGGESVGLVCNQPKALAGGLDIDSSDKASRFIRTCDAFNIPLITFEDVSGFFPGVKQEHGGIIRHGAKILYAYSEATVPKITVILRKAYGGAYVALNSKAIGADLVFAWPNAEIAVMGAAGAANIIFANEIAKSEDPESTRATKIEEYKEKFANPYVAASRGMVDDVIDPRDTRIKLIQALDMLANKEETRPAKKHGNIPL from the coding sequence ATGGACATGTTTGATAAAATCAATGAAATGTATGACCGCAAAAGAGAGATTGAACTTGGCGGAGGGGACAAAAGAATCGATAAGCAGCACGAAAAAGGGAAGCTAACAGCTCGTGAACGTATCGATTTGCTATTAGATGAAGGGACATTTGTAGAAATTAACCCATTCATTACACATAGAACGACTGACTTTGGAATGGACAAATTAGAAGGACCTGGTGATGGGGTTGTAACTGGCTTTGGTAAAATTAATGGTCGTAATGTTTACTTATTTGCACAAGATTTCACTGTGTTTGGTGGAGCATTAGGTGAAATGCATGCGAAGAAAATTGCGGCTGTAATGGATTTAGCAGCTAAAAACGGGACACCATTCATCGGTATTAATGACTCAGGTGGAGCACGTATTCAAGAAGGGGTACTATCTTTAGATGGCTATGGTCATATTTTCTATCGCAATTCCATTTATTCAGGAGTCATTCCACAAATATCGGTAATTATGGGACCTTGTGCAGGGGGGGCTGTTTATTCACCTGCTATTACAGATTTTATTTTAATGGTCGATAAAACATCGCAAATGTTCATTACTGGACCAAAAGTAATCGAAACGGTAACGGGGGAAAAGATATCTTCAGAAGATTTAGGAGGATCGAAAGTACACAATACAATTAGTGGTAACGCTCATTTCCGTGCTCCAAGTGAAGAAGAATCTATTAAACAAATTCGACAATTACTAAGCTATTTACCACAAAATAATAAGGAAAAAGCACCGAAGTTTCCTCGTCCAGAAACGGATGATTACCGTCCAGATATAATTGATTTTGTACCAATTGAACCTACGAAACCTTATGACGTTCGTAGAGTAATAGAACAAGTTGTAGATGAAGGCTCTTTTATGGAAGTACATTCAGAGTTTGCTAAAAATGTCGTTGTAGGCTTTGCCAGAATTGGTGGAGAATCAGTTGGGTTAGTTTGTAACCAACCGAAAGCGTTAGCTGGTGGATTAGACATCGATTCTTCTGATAAAGCATCACGCTTTATTCGTACATGTGATGCATTCAATATACCGCTTATTACATTTGAAGATGTATCTGGTTTCTTCCCTGGCGTTAAACAGGAGCATGGTGGAATTATACGTCATGGTGCGAAAATTTTGTATGCGTATTCAGAAGCAACGGTTCCAAAGATAACAGTAATTTTACGCAAAGCCTATGGTGGAGCGTACGTTGCCTTAAACTCGAAAGCAATTGGAGCCGATTTAGTCTTTGCTTGGCCAAATGCAGAAATCGCTGTAATGGGTGCTGCTGGAGCAGCAAATATTATCTTTGCAAATGAAATTGCAAAATCAGAAGATCCTGAAAGCACACGTGCTACAAAAATCGAAGAGTATAAAGAAAAGTTCGCAAATCCTTATGTTGCAGCTTCTCGTGGCATGGTAGATGATGTTATAGACCCACGTGATACGCGTATCAAACTAATACAAGCTTTAGATATGCTCGCTAACAAAGAAGAAACAAGACCAGCTAAAAAACATGGGAATATACCATTATAA
- the yqjA gene encoding hypothetical protein, whose protein sequence is MRTYIHFFFKSTYLSEIFLREAVCIKKFRIGYRTIKTAIGTALSIALAQYFGLEFFTSAGILTILCIQTTKKKSVHAVYTRFVASLIGMAFSFLAFEIFGYNPVVLTLMILLFIPTIVIVGVAPGFVSSAVIMMHIYSEANFTLDLLYNELGLMAIGFGIALIVNMYMGDIQKTMDNYRIEIEELYRKIFSEIVEYLEKGDTSWDGKELIDAENVLNKAKSLAFKDVENHLTRKENAYYLYFDMRERQLEIIERVLPKITALPVMVQQVELVANFMKDLADHVHSGNTARSFRVKLDIVKKEFAEMPLPESHEKFVAMAALYQFIEEMDQYLEIKQTFKGLKTID, encoded by the coding sequence TTGAGGACTTACATTCATTTCTTTTTTAAAAGTACATATTTATCGGAAATATTTTTAAGGGAGGCAGTATGTATTAAAAAGTTCCGAATTGGTTATAGAACAATAAAAACAGCAATAGGTACAGCTCTATCTATTGCCTTAGCCCAATATTTTGGATTGGAGTTTTTTACTTCAGCAGGAATATTAACGATTCTCTGTATTCAAACAACGAAGAAAAAGTCAGTACATGCAGTATACACTCGTTTTGTTGCGAGTTTGATAGGTATGGCATTTTCATTTTTGGCATTCGAAATATTTGGTTATAATCCCGTTGTTTTAACGCTTATGATCTTGCTCTTTATCCCTACAATCGTAATTGTTGGCGTGGCACCAGGATTTGTTTCTAGCGCAGTAATTATGATGCATATATATTCTGAAGCAAATTTTACACTCGATCTTTTGTATAACGAGTTAGGATTAATGGCAATTGGCTTTGGAATTGCATTGATCGTTAACATGTATATGGGTGACATTCAAAAGACGATGGACAACTATCGTATTGAAATCGAAGAATTATACCGTAAAATATTTTCTGAAATTGTGGAATATTTGGAGAAAGGCGACACGTCATGGGACGGTAAAGAATTAATCGATGCAGAAAATGTATTAAATAAAGCGAAATCTTTAGCGTTTAAGGATGTTGAAAATCATTTAACACGTAAGGAAAATGCTTATTATTTATATTTTGATATGCGCGAACGACAATTGGAAATTATTGAGCGTGTTTTACCAAAAATTACAGCGCTCCCTGTTATGGTACAGCAAGTTGAACTAGTGGCAAATTTTATGAAGGATTTAGCGGATCATGTGCATTCTGGAAACACAGCACGTTCTTTTAGAGTTAAACTTGATATCGTTAAAAAAGAATTTGCTGAAATGCCTCTACCAGAATCCCATGAAAAATTTGTTGCTATGGCGGCCCTTTATCAATTTATAGAAGAAATGGATCAATATCTTGAAATAAAACAAACCTTTAAAGGCTTAAAAACAATAGACTAA
- a CDS encoding methylmalonyl-CoA epimerase translates to MEKVDHIGIAVRNLEEQITYYTEVLGLKLLKIEEVPSQNVRVAFLDAGNVHIELLEPLSEEGAIYNHIQKRGEGIQHVAFKVKNIREEMEDLKEKGVRLLSEKPVPAAGGSEAAFIHPKDSFGVLYELYDKGEKGE, encoded by the coding sequence ATGGAAAAGGTAGATCATATTGGAATTGCTGTAAGAAATTTGGAAGAGCAAATTACATATTATACCGAAGTACTAGGATTAAAGCTTTTAAAAATTGAAGAAGTGCCCTCACAAAATGTCCGTGTTGCATTTCTTGACGCGGGGAATGTGCACATCGAATTACTAGAACCTTTAAGTGAAGAAGGGGCTATTTATAATCATATTCAAAAACGTGGGGAAGGAATTCAACATGTAGCCTTTAAAGTGAAGAACATCAGAGAAGAGATGGAAGATTTAAAGGAAAAAGGGGTTCGACTACTCTCTGAAAAACCAGTACCTGCTGCGGGTGGGTCTGAGGCTGCATTTATTCATCCGAAAGACTCTTTCGGTGTTTTATATGAATTATATGACAAAGGTGAAAAAGGGGAATAG